One Thiocapsa sp. genomic window, GGGGCCGGGCCGTCCACGGCCAAGGTGCGCGAGGGGCGATCGCGTTTGACGAAGCAGTTCGCATACGTCTGGACCGGACGTGCCGGGTCGTGCTCCCGGCCCTCGAAGCAGACCTGAATCGGCCGTTCGGGCGGTGCGTCCGGATCGTAGCGCAGGGTAATGTTCTCCCCGACCAGGGCGGCGTCGACCTCGTAGACGACCCCGTGGAGGCTGACCGTGCGATCCTTCTGCACCTTGCGCACCGCCTCGTGCAGGAACAGATCGGCCAGATCCAGGCCGGGTTCGGGAAAGCGCACGCCCGCGCCGGTGCGCGCCCACTGCTCGAGCGGGGTAGCACCGTCCAGGCCGCGATGCGGGGTGTGGTGATACTCGCCCTCGATCCAGCCGGCGAGGCGACGATTGAGCGCCGCGAGGCTGGCCAGATCCGCCTCGGTCAGGCGGGTCAGCAGCTGGGCGCGCACGGTCTTGAACCAGCGCTCGATCTTGCCCTTGCCTTGCGGTTGATAGGGTCGGGCGTGGATCAACGCGATGCCGAGCTTGGCGCAGACCAGGGCGAGCTGCTTGGAGCGGTAATTGGCGCCGTTGTCCACATAGAGCTTCTGCGGCAAGCCACGGCGCAGGATCGCCTGCGCGAGCACCGGCAGAAAGGTCCGGGTGTTCTCCGAGAGGGCAAAGCGCGCGTACGGGATCACGCGGGTCGCATCGTCGATGAAGGCGATCAGGTAGGTCTTGCGTTTGACGCGCTCCCCGACCACCACGGCCGGACCGTGCATGACGTCGCTCATCCACAGCTCCCCGGCCTGCTCGAAAGCAAACCGGCGCCGGTCCTGCGTCTGACTCGCCGTCTTGGCCGCGTCCATCAGGCCGTGACGGGCAAGCAACCGATGCACGGTCGAGGGCGGCAACGGCAGGTCGGGCGGGACCTCGGGGCGTTGGCGCACCGCGCGGATCACCAACTGCACCGACAGCTGCGGGTTGGCCTCCTTGGCGGCGAGCAGCGCCTCGACCACGCCGGGCGGCAGCCGGCGCGCCTGGCCGCGATCGGCGCGCGGTTTGGGCAGGAGTGCGTCGAAGCCGCCGCGCCGATAGGCGCTTGAGCCAATCGCGGATGGTCTCGGCGGCCACCCGGGTGCGGGCGCTGCCGGGGATGGTGTGCTCACGCTCGGCTTTCGCCTGGATCGCCTCATACAGGCCCTTCCGTTCTTTGGGCCACGGCACGAACTCGGCGATCACCCCGTAGCGAAACAGGGCGATGTCGTGCTGAACATCGGTTTGCGGGTCACTCATGGACGCACTCCGCGGCTGACGCAGGCGGTTTGCCTGCGCGGGAGACCCTACGCCTGGCATCCCGGCGGGTCAGGCCCCGCACGGTGTTGGACGCGGGGGAGCGCACCGCCGCCCGGGTGGCGCCGGGGCGCGAATCCGAGCGGCTTGGGCAGCGCGTCCAACCACGCCGCGGCGATCCCGCGCAGCGCCACCAAAACCTGCTCCACCTCCAGGTGGTCGGCAAACGCCGTGAGGGTCGGCTCGACCAGCGCGAAAGGCTCGCCCAGGATGCCCTTGATCCGATGCAACGCGCTGTGCACGTCCTGCACGCGCCGTCGCACCCAGCGCAACGCCCCGGGTAGCTCGATGTCCAGACGGTGCTGCTTGCACAGCGCTTCCAGACTCGGGGCCTGCTCGGCCGCACTGACCACCGCCTCGACCTCCGCGAGCGTGCCCGAGAGGCGCGCCGCCAGACAGTCGGGGAGCAGACTGAAGGTGCGATGCCCCTCGGGACAGTACCAGCGCGCCACGCGCGTGCCGGGCGGGGAGACCCGCGCATAGGTCCCGTGCCGAGCGAAGTGACACCCGCCTTGCGGATGCAGCGGACAGCGCGGAAGACTTGCATCCAACCAGGCTTGCTGGATAACGTAGTCCGCGCCGGTGAGATGACACTCGAAGCGTAGTTGCACCGGCCATCGGCCCGCACGGTTGCACCCGTGGCGGGCCTTCTCATTTGGAGGAGGGTGAGGCGATTGTGCCGGGGCGACCGCGGAGTGCACGCCGGTGAAGCGTGCGGGACATCCGCGCTCCGCGCTTACCGCATTACCTCACCGGAAAACGACATCACCGGTGGAAGATTCCCTGCAAAAATGGCCGGTGGTTTGCGGATCAGGATGGGAAACAACAATCAGACGACCTCCAAAGAGGCCGTGTGCCAGGTCTTCGAGAAGGTGAACACCGGCGGCGTCTCGCTGACTGCCTTCGAGCTGTTGACCGCCACCTACGCGGCGGACAACTTCAACCTGCGGGATGACTGGTTCGGGAACCAGGAGCGCAAGGTTGCCGGACGGGAGCCGCGCCTACATCAGAAGAGGGTGCTGCAGCGCCTGGCCAACACCGACTTTCTCCAGGTTGTGGCACTGCTCTACACCATTGCCCGCCGCGAAGCCGATCTGACCAACGGACTCAAGCCGGAACAGGCCGCAGCCGTGAGCTGCAAGCGCGTCACGATCCTCAACCTGCCCTTGAGCGGCTATTGCCAATGGGCCGACGCGGCGGTGGAGGGATTCGAGCGCGCCGCACGTTTCCTGTTTCAGCAGAACATTTTTTCGCCCTGGGATTTGCCCTACCAGACCCAGGTGATCCCCTTGGCGGCCATCCTCATTAACCTCGGCAAGCGCTGGGAGGACGATGGCATTCGGCGAAAGGTGGCCCTGTGGTTCTGGTGCGGGGTCTTCGGGGAGCTATACGGCGGGGGTGTCGAATCCCGCTTCGCACGAGACGTGCCGGAGGTCCTGGCCTGGATCGACGGAGGTCCGGAGCCGCAGACAGTGATCGATGCCAACTTTTCAAGAACCCGCTTGCTGACCTTGAGGACCCGTAACAGCGCAGCGTACAAAGGGCTGCATGCCCTACTGATGCGCGACGGTGCGCAGGACTTCCGCACCGGGGTACCCATCGACGAGGCCAGCTTCTGGGACGAGCGAATCGACATCCACCACATCTTTCCCCAGACGTGGTGCGTCAAGCAGGGCATAACGTCCCAACGCTACAACTCCATCGTCAACAAGGCGGCAGTGTCCGCGCGGACCAATCGGATCATCGGGGGGCAGGCGCCGAGCGCCTATCTCCAGCGCATTCAGGACCAGGCCGGGATCGATGCAGAGCGTATGGATCAGATCCTCGGGACCCACGTCATCGATCCAGAGCGACTTCGGGACGACCACTTCGAGGGTTTCTTCGCCGCTCGCGAGGAGGCATTGGTGACCCGCATTGCCGCGGCGATGGGCAAGGCTGTCCTGCAACAAGCCTCCGAGCAGGAGCCGGTCACCGAGTCGAACGGCGACGACAGCTCCGAGGAGAACGAGGCGTGAGTCTCCTCACCGCCAGGGATTGGCTGACCAAGTACAGCCCCGAGCAGGGCGACTTGGTCACCGGGTTCTATGTCCCGGCCCTGGAATGCGCCGTGCGCTACGATCGCTCCACCGGCTACTTCTCCGCCTATGCTCTAGCCCTGGCCGCCCGCGGAATCGAGGGTCTCGTCCGCAACCGGGGTCGGATGCGCCTGGTGGTGGGATGCACCCTGAAGCCGCAGGACGTTGCCGCCATCCAGCAGGGTGCCGATCTGCGCGACAGGGTGGAGGCGGCGCTGCTGGCGGAGCCGCTCTGTTCAAATGACGCGACTGCGGTGGATGCCCTTGGACTGCTGGCCTGGATGGTCGCCAAGGGCCACCTGGACGTGAAGGTGGCCGTGCCCTGCGACGAGGACCGCAAGCCACTCGCTGGCCTTGGTCTCTTCCACGAGAAGGCCGGTATTCTCGAAGACGCCGAGGGCAACCGGCTGGCCTTCAGCGGCAGCATCAACGAGACCGAGGCCGGCTGGAAGCACAACTGGGACAGTTTCCATGTCTTCACGACCTGGGGCGCCGATGGGAGCGGCGGCACCGCCCATGTCCAGGCCGAGGAGGACAGCTTTCAGCGTCTCTGGGCCAACAAGACGGCGAGCGCCATCGTGATGGACGTGCCGGCGGCTGTTCGGCTGGAGCTGCTCAAGTTTCTGCCCAAGGATGATCTGCCGGGTCGACTGAGAACGAAGTCGGCGGATGCGGAGCCCCCGTCGAGCCGACAGATCCAATTCCCGGATCACCGAGCCCGGAACCCCGGTCGGACCCGCGCCGCCTGGTGTGGGGCTTCATCCGCCATGCCCCGGCCTGGCCGGACGGCGGCGAACGGATCGGCGAAGCGACGTGCGCAGTGATCCCTTGGCCCCATCAGATCAGGGCCTTTCAACGTCTCTATGACCACTGGCCGCCGCGCTTGCTGATCGCCGACGAGGTGGGTCTGGGCAAGACGATTCAGGCGGGCCTGCTGCTGCGCCAGGCCTGGCTGGCCGGCCGGGCGAAGCGGATCCTGGTGCTGGCGCCGAAGGCCGTCTTGCGCCAGTGGCAGATCGAGCTGCGCGAGAAGTTCAATCTGAACTGGCCCATCTACGACGGGCAGCGGCTGTGCTGGTACCCGTCGCGGGGGCTCCAGGGCGAGGCGCAACGCCCGGTCGACGCCAAGGCGTGGCACCGTGAGCCTTGCGTGCTGGTCTCCAGTCACCTGATGCGACGGCGCGATCGTGCGGCCGAGCTGTTGTCCGGGGCCGAGCCCTGGGACTTGGTGGTGCTCGACGAGGCCCATCATGCCCGGCGGGGCGGCGGCGGTCTCGGCGCAGACCAGCGGCCTAATCAACTGCTGCGTCTGATGCAGAGCCTGCGCGAGCGCACGCAGGGGCTGGTGCTCTTGACCGCGACCCCGATGCAGGTGAGCCCTGTCGAGGTTTGGGACCTGATGGCTCTGCTCGGGCTGCCCGCCGACTGGCACCTGCGAGCCTTCCTGGACTTCTTCGAGTACGCCCCCGCGCCGAATCCATCGCATGTCCAGCTTCGCCGCATGGCGGACCTGTTCCAGGCCGCCGAGGCGACCTACGGGGCCCTCGCCGAAGAGGATGCGATGCGCCACCTGCCGGGCCTGAGTCGTCTGAAGGTCCGCAAGATCCTGCGCGCCTTGCGCGACACCGCGTCCATTCCGCTCAAACAGCTCGAAACCGCGGAGCGCCAGGCGGCGGTCCGTCTGATGAAACTGCACACCCCGTTGCGCGCCCTGATCTCGCGACACACCCGCGAGCTGCTGCGCCGCTACCGGGAGGCCGGCAAGCTCAAGGCCCTGATCGCAACCCGCAAGGTCGAGGACCGCTTTGTCGAGATGACCCCGGCCGAGCGCCTGGTTTACGAGCAGGTCGAGGACTACATCGGCAGCACCTACGATAACGCCGCGGCCGATGAGCGCACCGCCGTAGGCTTCGTCATGCCATCTATCGCCGCCGCCTGGCCAGCAGCATCCATGCACTGACCCGGACCCTGGAAGGTCGACTGGCGGCCGTCGGGGGCCAGATGGCAGACGGCCCGGCGCAGGGGACGGCCCGCGCAGTCGATGAGGACATGCCCTGGAACCCGATGCGCGTCGAGCAGCGTATCGGCCGCATCGACCGTCTCGGCCAGGAGCACCCCGAGATCCGCATCGTCAACCTGCACTATCAGACACCGTCGAAGCCGACGTCTACGAGGCGCTACGCCACCGCATCAACCTCTTCCAGAGCTTCGTCGGCCGCCTCCAACCCATCCTCGCCCGCCTGCCCCGCGTGATCACCGAGGTCGCCTTGGGCCGCCCGGAGGATCGCGAGAGGGCAAGGGCCAACCTGGTCACGGATATCGCCGCCGAGGTGGAATCCGCCGAGCAGTCCGGATTCGACCTCGACGAGGTCACCGCGGCCGACCTCGATGCTCCGGAGCGCCCGCCGGCCCGCTACGACCTGGCCGATCTCGGCGCATTGCTCGCCCGCCCCGACCTGTTGCCGCCGGGCGTTCAAACCAAGGTGGTCGGCCCGCGGGACTGGTCCTGGCAGGCGCCTGGAATGCCGGCCGCGGTGCGCGTTACAACCGATCCCGACTACTACGAGCAGCACCCCGACAGCACCGAGCTGTGGTCGCCGGGGAGCCCGATCTTCCCCGTCCCGGAAGCGGTTGCAGACAGCGAGGAGATCGAAGGCGTGGACTATCGTTCGCTGGTTGCCGTGACCTCCGGGCCGACACGTACAACCGCGCATTGAGGATCGATGCTTCGTGCAGCGGCACCGCCTCGCGGCGGCCCGCTTCACCGGCGGGACCACCGACCCGCGGATTCTCGCGGCATCCATCGACCGAGAATTCCGAATGAAACCGTGGCAGCAGGC contains:
- a CDS encoding DDE-type integrase/transposase/recombinase — its product is MSTPSPAAPAPGWPPRPSAIGSSAYRRGGFDALLPKPRADRGQARRLPPGVVEALLAAKEANPQLSVQLVIRAVRQRPEVPPDLPLPPSTVHRLLARHGLMDAAKTASQTQDRRRFAFEQAGELWMSDVMHGPAVVVGERVKRKTYLIAFIDDATRVIPYARFALSENTRTFLPVLAQAILRRGLPQKLYVDNGANYRSKQLALVCAKLGIALIHARPYQPQGKGKIERWFKTVRAQLLTRLTEADLASLAALNRRLAGWIEGEYHHTPHRGLDGATPLEQWARTGAGVRFPEPGLDLADLFLHEAVRKVQKDRTVSLHGVVYEVDAALVGENITLRYDPDAPPERPIQVCFEGREHDPARPVQTYANCFVKRDRPSRTLAVDGPAPEPAPSTLRLRALPETDADTLEGR
- a CDS encoding phospholipase D-like domain-containing protein, which translates into the protein MSLLTARDWLTKYSPEQGDLVTGFYVPALECAVRYDRSTGYFSAYALALAARGIEGLVRNRGRMRLVVGCTLKPQDVAAIQQGADLRDRVEAALLAEPLCSNDATAVDALGLLAWMVAKGHLDVKVAVPCDEDRKPLAGLGLFHEKAGILEDAEGNRLAFSGSINETEAGWKHNWDSFHVFTTWGADGSGGTAHVQAEEDSFQRLWANKTASAIVMDVPAAVRLELLKFLPKDDLPGRLRTKSADAEPPSSRQIQFPDHRARNPGRTRAAWCGASSAMPRPGRTAANGSAKRRAQ
- a CDS encoding DEAD/DEAH box helicase; its protein translation is MWGFIRHAPAWPDGGERIGEATCAVIPWPHQIRAFQRLYDHWPPRLLIADEVGLGKTIQAGLLLRQAWLAGRAKRILVLAPKAVLRQWQIELREKFNLNWPIYDGQRLCWYPSRGLQGEAQRPVDAKAWHREPCVLVSSHLMRRRDRAAELLSGAEPWDLVVLDEAHHARRGGGGLGADQRPNQLLRLMQSLRERTQGLVLLTATPMQVSPVEVWDLMALLGLPADWHLRAFLDFFEYAPAPNPSHVQLRRMADLFQAAEATYGALAEEDAMRHLPGLSRLKVRKILRALRDTASIPLKQLETAERQAAVRLMKLHTPLRALISRHTRELLRRYREAGKLKALIATRKVEDRFVEMTPAERLVYEQVEDYIGSTYDNAAADERTAVGFVMPSIAAAWPAASMH